Part of the Posidoniimonas polymericola genome, CTGCCAGCAGCTCTCGGTCGCGTCGGGCCGGGTGGCGAATACCGCGACCCCGCTCTGCCGCAGCCAGTCGATGCACTCGGCGGCCGTCGACACCACGACCTTGTCGAGGAACACCGTCGCGACGCTTGCGCGGATGGCGTTGGGGTTGTAGAGGTCGATCACCGGGTCGGCCACCACCACCGCGTCGGCGCCTGCGCCGTCGGCCGTGCGGAGCAGGGCGCCAAGGTTGCCCGGCTTCTCGACCCCCTCGATCACCGCGATGAGCGGGCGTTCTGGCAGGTCCGGCAGGTCGGCCAGCGTGCGGCGACTCGTGGCGGCGATGCTCACCACGCCGTCGAGCCGGTCGCCGTAGGCGAGCTTCTCGAACGCGTCGGGTGAGACCCCCACCACTTCCACGCCGCGGGCCTCGAGCTCTGCGGTTGCCTGCCGCCCCGCCTCGCCGAGCAGCTCCTCGCAGACAAACGCGGTCCGCAGATCGGCCCCGCAGGCCAGGGCCCGCGTGCTCTCCCGGGCGCCGTAGACCAGGGTCTGGCGGTGCTCGTCCCGCTGCTTGCGGTTGCGCAGGGCGGCGGCCTCCTTGAGACGCGGGTTGTGGCGGCTGGTGATTTGGGTGGGGGGCATGCGTCGGTTTTTTCGCTACGATGGGGGCGGCCGCCGCCCTGTAATGGCGCCGGCCGCGTGATTCTCTATCCTACCCCGGGCGCCTGTGGACGTCTTTACCTACGGAACGCTGCAGGTCGACGCCATCTGGCGCCGCATCGCCCAGCAGCCGTGCACGACCGTGCCCGGAGTGGCCGAGGGTTTCCGCGCCCGCCGGGTCTGCCGCGCCGACTACCCGGCGATGACCGAGCAGGCCGGCGAGTCGGTTGCCGGGCTGGTGTACTGCGGGGTGGGCGAAGCCGCGCTGCGGCGTCTCGACGCGTTCGAGGGGCCGCAGTACATCCGACGGGCGATCGCTGTCG contains:
- a CDS encoding gamma-glutamylcyclotransferase family protein — its product is MDVFTYGTLQVDAIWRRIAQQPCTTVPGVAEGFRARRVCRADYPAMTEQAGESVAGLVYCGVGEAALRRLDAFEGPQYIRRAIAVACADGQTRRCQAYLLAASRIDELSDEPWTLADFIGSDACQRFTQTYVGFDSCEDS
- a CDS encoding TrmH family RNA methyltransferase gives rise to the protein MPPTQITSRHNPRLKEAAALRNRKQRDEHRQTLVYGARESTRALACGADLRTAFVCEELLGEAGRQATAELEARGVEVVGVSPDAFEKLAYGDRLDGVVSIAATSRRTLADLPDLPERPLIAVIEGVEKPGNLGALLRTADGAGADAVVVADPVIDLYNPNAIRASVATVFLDKVVVSTAAECIDWLRQSGVAVFATRPDATESCWQADLSGAAAIVLGAEATGLTDAWHTAGARPVSLPMLGVGDSLNVSVTAAVLLYEARRQRGASRRH